The following coding sequences lie in one Sorghum bicolor cultivar BTx623 chromosome 6, Sorghum_bicolor_NCBIv3, whole genome shotgun sequence genomic window:
- the LOC8076460 gene encoding putative B3 domain-containing protein Os04g0676650 yields MANAKGSSAGAAGAGHADLGRAISHEQHQAFMMASVHRAAPGAANVHQQHFHQYPAGLIRAPVPMPVHVPVSQTPYSAQIAVPPPQPLIPPPDHRLHSLPPTGCYQDYSPYGNTASLQHTAARGFADWGVHNNAIVSLAHATSFANGSNNINSNGLLHQNLSPYTTHTWTTTYVQRPYNTAYAPATMNMLQTPSFHSNNHEKESGAVFSNSFNMGPSGTPTSPFQLTSPSSTNYTSTQIFEETNNLEDTSRVFGGGDNESNNSEEPDPTPAVEMEDLNQGNGHISFTNKKVNCQDYRMVLRKDLTNSDVGNIGRIVLPKKDAEPNLPILEDKDGLILEMDDFELPAVWKFKYRYWPNNKSRMYILETTGEFVKRHGLQAKDILIIYRNKRSGRYVARAVKAEHIPAPGCECIKAGNPREECGFSVSPSVKKIIT; encoded by the exons ATGGCCAACGCGAAGGGCTcgtccgccggcgccgccggcgcAGGCCACGCCGACCTCGGCAGGGCCATTTCACACGAGCAACACCAGGCGTTCATGATGGCTTCCGTGCACCGGGCCGCCCCGGGGGCCGCGAACGTGCACCAGCAGCACTTCCACCAGTACCCCGCCGGCCTGATCCGGGCGCCGGTGCCAATGCCGGTTCATGTACCGGTGTCACAGACCCCGTACTCCGCCCAGATCGcggtgccgccgccgcagccgctcaTCCCACCGCCAGACCACCGCCTGCACTCCCTGCCGCCTACCG GATGTTACCAGGATTATTCTCCATATGGCAACACAGCATCTTTGCAGCACACAGCAGCAAGGGGTTTTGCAGACTGGGGAGTGCACAACAATGCAATTGTGTCCTTGGCTCATGCCACTAGTTTTGCCAACGGGAGCAACAATATCAACAGCAATGGATTATTACATCAAAATTTATCCCCGTATACCACCCATACATGGACTACTACTTACGTGCAGAGGCCTTACAACACTGCTTATGCTCCTGCAACAATGAATATGCTCCAAACTCCTTCCTTTCACAGCAACAACCATGAAAAAGAGTCAG GTGCAGTTTTTTCAAATAGCTTTAACATGGGCCCATCAGGGACACCTACCTCCCCTTTTCAACTTACGTCTCCAAGCTCAACCAACTACACTTCCACTCAAATCTTTGAGGAAACCAACAACTTAGAG GACACTTCAAGAGTCTTTGGAGGTGGGGATAATGAAAGCAACAACAGTGAGGAACCAGATCCCACTCCGGCTGTGGAGATGGAAGACCTAAACCAGGGCAATGGGCATATTAGTTTTACAAATAAAAAA GTCAACTGTCAAGATTACCGTATGGTCTTGCGCAAGGACTTGACAAACAGTGATGTTGGAAACATTGGAAGAATTGTGCTGCCAAAG AAAGATGCAGAGCCTAACCTTCCAATCTTGGAAGATAAGGATGGCCTGATACTGGAAATGGACGACTTTGAGCTCCCAGCTGTATGGAAGTTTAAGTACAG GTACTGGCCTAATAATAAGAGTAGGATGTATATCTTGGAAACTACTG GTGAATTTGTTAAGAGGCATGGACTTCAAGCTAAGGACATCCTCATCATTTACAGGAACAAGAGATCTGGCAGATAT GTTGCCCGCGCGGTGAAGGCTGAGCACATACCAGCGCCAGGATGTGAGTGCATTAAGGCAGGCAATCCCAGAGAAGAGTGCGGCTTCTCCGTCAGTCCTTCGGTCAAGAAGATTATCACGTAG